From Xenopus laevis strain J_2021 chromosome 7L, Xenopus_laevis_v10.1, whole genome shotgun sequence, one genomic window encodes:
- the LOC108696026 gene encoding C-type lectin domain family 2 member B, translating into MGYNECNGEDSRLREKTHTGADVEGSPDPLLLFNKPPTNEPPKKKLEMRSSICFSSRHVPLLLAVSIIISLIIVIVGLAVSFHTGFTKPCPVCQTCGYSAPCEEDWIWYRGKCYYFSETYDEWNNSQNFCASHNASLSLIDSQEELDFLRRHKGLYDHWIGLYRDIDGPAWVWANGSLFRNTFRIEGDSPCVYLNNNRIGSTECHGDKKWICNKIDANSHMPHF; encoded by the exons ATGGGGTATAACGAGTGCAATGGAGAAGATTCCCGGCTCAGGGAGAAGACACACACAGGAGCAGATGTGGAAGGGTCACCTGACCCCCTCCTCTTGTTTAATAAACCACCGACAAATGAGCCGCCAAAGAAGAAACTAGAGATGC GTTCCAGTATTTGCTTCAGCTCCCGTCATGTTCCTTTATTACTGGCAGTCTCTATAATTATCAGTTTAATCATTGTTATTGTGGGTTTGGCTGTTTCATTTCACACAG GTTTCACAAAACCCTGCCCAGTGTGCCAAACTTGTGGTTATTCTGCCCCCTGTGAGGAGGACTGGATCTGGTACCGGGGGAAATGTTATTATTTCTCTGAGACATATGATGAGTGGAACAACAGCCAGAACTTCTGTGCCTCCCACaatgcatctctctctctcatcgaCTCCCAGGAGGAACTG GATTTTCTAAGAAGACATAAGGGTCTCTATGACCACTGGATCGGGCTGTACAGAGACATTGATGGGCCGGCGTGGGTCTGGGCCAATGGATCCTTGTTCAGAAATAC GTTCCGTATAGAAGGAGATTCCCCGTGTGTTTACCTTAATAACAACCGTATTGGCAGCACAGAGTGTCATGGAGACAAGAAATGGATCTGTaataaaatagatgcaaatagtCACATGCCACATTTTTAA